A stretch of Macadamia integrifolia cultivar HAES 741 chromosome 7, SCU_Mint_v3, whole genome shotgun sequence DNA encodes these proteins:
- the LOC122083983 gene encoding uncharacterized protein LOC122083983 yields the protein MEAIAESPKHQKRDNGEYYWKTAGEEEETWSVLPDHLLWMIRERLNFVQNLYVAAVCKNWWSASPTCSNITTTRFSLPWIMGYRGHDSTEQEFIDPWYRKKYVSNLPDLSGARVIYSKEGWLLVLKTIGVENRMGPTLTRTKSIEGSKECSPFLLNPLTKAKIELPKLPYAYVLAGTFSIIDGAIGHVAFAAYDDGVIFPSSGDSDSPNLFIANLRDRSGDDETSWMWFKYTPSFGVGNIDRVVGFLIIGALLYLFDAKAGMFVFDLLTLAWKEYRRFGNVDIFSYILECEGEIIDMHMNEWRDGFRFFKLNLNDSSDSEVDWVELKDDDVLIQDRVWFTGQRSSSSFTRKVKLDEGSSMKKIVYHNRVIFQQDYRAAKWIFSKVEFDGLEKSGVYVDQKHHYLPLWVDIS from the coding sequence ATGGAGGCTATAGCTGAGTCGCCTAAACATCAGAAGAGAGATAATGGTGAATACTATTGGAAAACGGcaggggaagaggaagagactTGGTCCGTACTTCCAGATCACCTTTTATGGATGATCAGAGAAAGGCTAAATTTTGTTCAGAATTTGTACGTGGCTGCTGTCTGTAAGAATTGGTGGTCCGCATCTCCAACTTGCTCCAACATTACCACCACCAGGTTCTCATTGCCATGGATCATGGGTTATAGGGGTCATGATAGCACTGAACAAGAGTTCATAGATCCCTGGTACAGAAAGAAATATGTCAGTAATCTCCCAGATCTCTCCGGAGCCCGTGTCATTTactcaaaagaaggatggctGCTTGTACTTAAGACAATTGGAGTGGAAAACAGAATGGGACCAACACTAACAAGAACGAAGTCAATTGAAGGAAGTAAGGAATGTTCTCCTTTCTTACTCAACCCTCTTACTAAAGCCAAAATTGAGTTGCCAAAACTGccttatgcatatgtgctagcTGGAACATTCTCTATCATCGATGGTGCTATTGGCCATGTGGCTTTTGCTGCTTATGATGATGGTGTGATCTTCCCTTCAAGTGGGGACTCAGATTCTCCAAATCTCTTTATTGCCAACCTGAGGGACAGAAGTGGAGATGATGAAACATCATGGATGTGGTTCAAGTATACACCATCTTTTGGGGTTGGAAATATAGACCGTGTGGTTGGTTTCTTAATTATTGGGGCTTTGTTGTACCTCTTTGATGCCAAGGCAGGGATGTTTGTTTTTGACTTGTTAACTCTTGCATGGAAAGAGTACCGGAGATTTGGAAATGTTGACATATTCAGTTACATTTTGGAGTGCGAGGGGGAAATCATAGATATGCATATGAATGAATGGAGGGATGGTTTTAGATTTTTCAAGTTGAATCTGAATGACTCCTCAGATAGTGAGGTTGATTGGGTGGAGCTAAAAGATGATGATGTACTCATACAGGACAGGGTTTGGTTCACTGGACAGAGGTCTAGCTCTTCTTTtacaagaaaagtaaaattgGATGAAGGAAGCTCAATGAAGAAAATAGTCTACCACAATAGAGTCATCTTCCAGCAGGATTATAGAGCAGCTAAGTGGATTTTCAGCAAGGTTGAATTTGATGGCTTGGAGAAATCGGGTGTATATGTTGATCAAAAGCATCATTACCTTCCACTTTGGGTGGACATTAGTTAA